The segment CCATGACCCCGCCCTTTGCCGTGCCGTCCAGCTTGGTGAGCACGATTTCGTCCACGCCGACGGCCTCGTTGAACAGCTTGGTCTGCGACAGGGCGTTCTGTCCGGTGGTGGCATCGATGACGAGCACGCTTTTGTGGGGCGCGCCGGAGTGCTTCTTGTCCAGCACGCGCTTGATCTTGCGGAGCTCCTCCATGAGGTTGACCTTGGTATGCAGGCGGCCGGCCGTGTCCAGCAGCACAAGGTCGTAGCCCTCCTTGAGGGCGTGGTCCACGGCCTCGAAGGCCACTGCCGCCGGATCCGCCCCCTCGGCCTTGGCGAAGATGCCCGCGCCCACGCGCCCGGCCCATATTTTGAGCTGGTCGATGGCCGCCGCGCGGAAGGTGTCGCCCGCGGCGATGAGCACCTTGCGCCCCTGCAGCCGCGCCCGGTAGGCCAGCTTGGCGATGGTCGTGGTCTTGCCCACCCCGTTGACGCCGATCATCATGACCACCTCTGGCGGGGCGGTCACCTTGGGCTTTTTGGGCAGGGGGAACAGTTCTTCAAGCTCGGCCGAGAGCACCTCGCGGAAGCGCGCCGCCTCGGTCACGCCCATGCTCCGCGCGCGGGAGCGCAGGTTGTCCAGAAGCTTGCGGGTGGCTTCCGCCCCCACGTCGGCCATGATGAACAGCTCCTCCAGTTCGTCCCAGAAGGCTGCGTCCAACTCGCCTGTGCGGCCAAAAAGCGCTCCGAGACCGGCCGAGAGCCGCTCGCGGGTCTTGGCAAGGCCGCGCGTGAGCTTCTGGAACACGTTGCCGCGCTCCTCCTCCTCCTGCTCCAGGTCCAGGGCCAGGATGAGCCGGTAGCGCAGCTCGGAGCGGAAGTCCTCCACCTTGGTCATGCCCATGGCCGCCAGCCAAGCTTTGAATTCGGAGACAAAGGTTTCGGCTTCCGCCTCAGGTGCGCCCAGGGTTGCAAAGAGGAAGCGCAGCCGCGCCCAGAGCGCTTCATCCGCCGCCTCCAGGCCGGAAAGGAGCTGGCCCAGCCATTCGGAGATGCGCGCCCTGGACCCGCGAAGCGAGCTTTCGAGTCCGGCCTTCCATAAAGGGTCGAGCTGGGGCGCGTGTGTTGCGGCGTCAGGCGGCTGTTCCAGGCCCGTCTGGGGGGTGTCCTGTGCTGTGGCTGCTCTGGCCGAAGCCTGTACTTCGTCGGTCTCGCCGCCCCAGAGCTTTTTAATCTTGGTGAAGAATCCCATGGGTTTTCCTTGCGTGTGTGGTGTGCGGCGCTTCTACCCCAGGCCGGGCGTCGACGCAACTCTGTTGAAATCCTTGGGCGGAGGCTCTAGAAGAGGGTGCCCAAGGAGGGATGATAATGCAGCGGACGCGAATTGTCGAAGTCTTGTCCCGAGAGGCGGGAGGGCCTGTGTTGGTGAAGGGCTGGGTGCGCACCCGGCGCGATGCCAAGGGCTTTTCGTTCCTTGAGATCAACGACGGGTCTTGCCTGGCCAATGTGCAGGTGGTGGCCGACCACACCGAGGACCTTCTGTCCGTGCTTGATGCCCTGGGCACCGGCGCGGCCGTTGGCGTCTCCGGCGAGCTTGTCCCTTCCCCTGCGGCAGGCCAACGCTGGGAGGTCCGGGCGGGCGCCATCGAAGTTTATGGCCTGGCCGACGCCGAGGCCTTTCCGCTGCAAAAGAAGCGGCATTCCGACGAGTACCTGCGCACCATCGCCCATTTGCGTCCGCGCACCAATAAATACGGAGCCATGCTGCGCGTGCGCTCGGAAATGGCGTTGGCCGTGCACGACTTCTTCCGGCAGCGTGGATTTTTTCATGTGCATGCGCCCATCCTCACCGGGTCGGACTGCGAGGGCGCTGGCGAGATGTTCCGGGTGAGCAACCTGGAGGCGGAACAGGCTGCGGCCATGCCCCCGGATCGCCGCGCGGAAGAGGAATTTTTCGGTCGTCCCTCCGGGCTCACCGTGTCCGGCCAGTTGGAGGCCGAACTCATGGCGCTTGCCCTTGGCGGGGTATACACCTTCGGCCCCACCTTCCGGGCGGAGAATTCCAACACGCCCAAGCACGCGGCTGAGTTCTGGATGGTGGAGCCGGAGCTGGCCTTCGCCGACCTGGTCGATGACATGGACCTCGCCGAAGCGCTGGTGCGGCATTTGGTGGCGCACGCCCTTTCCGCTTGCGCCGCTGACTTGGCGCTGTTCGGCAATTATGTGGACAAGAACCTGTTGCCTACCCTTGAGGACATCCTTGCCGCGCCTTTCGCGCGGGTCACCCATGCCGAGGCCATAGGCATCCTCAAGGCCTCGGGCCGGAGTTTCGATTATCCGGTGCATGAGTTGTCCGACCTGCAAACCGAGCACGAACGCTTTTTATGTGAAGAACACTTCAAGCGTCCGGTCATCGTCCACGACTATCCCAAGGAGATCAAGGCGTTCTATATGCGTCTCAACGACGATGGCCGTACCGTGGCCGCCATGGATCTGCTGGTCCCGCGCATCGGCGAGCTGTGCGGGGGCAGCCAGCGCGAGGAGCGCCTGGACGTGCTGACCCGGCGCATGGCCGAGGTGGGCCTTTCCGAGGAACAGTACTGGTGGTATCTGGACACCCGCCGCTTTGGGACAGCGCCGCACGCGGGCTTCGGCATGGGCTTCGAACGGCTGCTGATGCTGGTCACCGGCATCGCCAACATACGCGATGTGATCCCATTCCCGCGAACGCCCGGGCACTTGGAGTTTTAGCAGGGCGGGGCGCCCTGGCGGACAGAGCGCCCCTGGACATCACTTCAATGGGATGTGGATGTCCGTGATGAGCTGTGCGGGTGGCGTCGTGGCAGGGTCGTTGCGATAGATCTCGAACCAGGGCGAGTCGCGGAATTCGCGGTCGCAGGTGGGAATCCAGCCGGACATGATGGTCTTGTACGTTTCCTCAAGACCTTGGTAAGGCCCCTGGTGCGTGAAGACTGCGTATTCGCCGCCTGGGAGCACGTCCAGGCTCACGGGCTCCTCCACGGCCAAGTCGTTGTCGATGGAGATGGCCGCATCGTAGCGCAGCTCTTCCGGCGCGGTGGCGGAGGGGTCGTCGTAGCTGATGCCGATGATGAGCGTCTTGGGGTTGACGAGTCCTTTTGGCGCACCCCAGCCGCAGAGGATCTTCCAGGCCCTTTCGGCCGACTCCATGTAGGGTCCGGTCTGGCGCACTTTGGCGATGCGGATGTCGGGGAGGGTTTCGATGCGCATGTTCATAACCGCCGCTCCTGAATCGTTGAGGATGAATTCCCGTATCTCGCCCGCGCAGTAGTGCACGCCGGAGGGCGCCTCCGGAAAGAGGCGCGTCCACCCCTGCGCACGGCACTCCGTTGGCGAGAGGCCAAAGGTTTTGCGGAACACGCGCGAGAAAGCCTCCAGTGAATCGTACCCGGCCTCGAAGGCGGCCTCGGTAACCGGCACGGTTGTCTGGGCCAAGCGGACATAGGCCCGCTCCAGGCGAATGCGCCTGAGGTGGTCCATGACCGTCTCGCCAATCATCCCCTTGAATACCCTGTGGAAGTGCGGCGTTGAGAAATGGGCCAGGGCCGCCAGCTCATCCAGTCTGATCGGGTCGTCAAGCCGCCGTTGCATGTGGTTGAGCACCTTGAGCATTCGCGCGGCGTAGAGGTTCTTCGTATCGGCCTTCATGTGCGTCTCCGTGGGGCGGTATAGCAGGGCGCGTGTGAGGCTTGCCTGACTGGGAGCATCATTATTTCAGGAGTTTCAATCACGCAGCATAACCTGACGGCTTTGAGCATTTGTCTGCAGCTCTCTGGCCCAGCGTGGCTTCATGCCATGTCGGCAACGGCTTGGACCTGGCCGGGGCATGTGGTGGACTTTCGCTGTTGCCAGCAAACGTCCTTTCCTATCATAAGGAGCCTGCTGCTTGCCAGCCTGGATACGAGCAACGAATGAAAAGCTTTTTTAAAATAAGGTGATTGCCATGTTTCTCTCTGGTATCCAGCATTTTCCCTTGACTCTTCGTCTGCCTTTCACCTAAAAGGGCTCCTCGCCGCAAGGGGACGGGGCGATGACCACTGACCCGCAGCGAATGTTTTTTGAAAATCTCCAAGAAAAGGGTTGACGGGAGTGCGGGCTTTGTCCTAGAAGCACCCCTCGCCGCAAGCGGCAGCCGGAAGGCGGTCAACGGGCGGCGCGATCTTTTTCAGAGAGAATGAAAAAAGAGCTTGACAAGAGGGAACGGGTCGCATAGAAACGCCCCTCGCCGCGAAGGAACGCCGGAAGGCGCACACGAGCGGAACGATCTTTCAAAAGAAAATCGCAGAAAAGGGTTGACGAAGAGGTTGGACTTCGGATAGAAGCACACCTCGCCGCAACGGAAAGGGGCAACGGTCCCTGGAAGGCGCGGACGGTTCTTTCAAAAAGAAGCGGAAAAGTCGTTGACAAGTGGGACGGGAAGTGAGAGTTTCCTCTTCCGCTCTGCGAGAGCGACCAAGGTCTTTGACAATTAAATAGCGAGTTGGGCGAATTGAACTTGTAGAGCAAGATTCTTGCGATACAGGTGACAACCCTCACAGTTTTTAACTGGAGAGTTTGATCCTGGCTCAGATTGAACGCTGGAGGCGTGCTTAACACATGCAAGTCGTGCGAGAAAGGGACTTCGGTCCTGAGTAGAGCGGCGCACGGGTGAGTAACGCGTGGGTAATCTCCCCTGGTGATCGGGATAACAGCGGGAAACTGCTGCTAATACCGGATAATCTTCATGTTTAACTTCATGGGGTAAAGGTGGCCTCTGCTTGCAAGCTACCACATCAGGATGAGCCCGCGTCTCATTAGCTAGTTGGTAGGGTAATGGCCTACCAAGGCTACGATGAGTAGCTGGTCTGAGAGGATGACCAGCCACACTGGGACTGGAACACGGCCCAGACTCCTACGGGAGGCAGCAGTGGGGAATATTGCGCAATGGGCGAAAGCCTGACGCAGCGACGCCTCGTGAGGGATGAAGGTCTTCGGATCGTAAACCTCTGTCAAGAGGGAAGAAACCCTTGAGTTCGAACAGGGCTCTTGGCTGACGGTACCTCTAAAGGAAGCACCGGCTAACTCCGTGCCAGCAGCCGCGGTAATACGGAGGGTGCAAGCGTTAATCGGAATCACTGGGCGTAAAGCGCTCGTAGGCGGTTTGGTCAGTCAGATGTGAAAGCCCTCGGCTTAACCGGGGAACTGCATTTGATACTGCCAGACTTGAGTGTCGGAGAGGGTGGCGGAATTCCGGGTGTAGGAGTGAAATCCGTAGATATCCGGAGGAACACCAGTGGCGAAGGCGGCCACCTGGACGACAACTGACGCTGAGGAGCGAAAGCGTGGGGAGCAAACAGGATTAGATACCCTGGTAGTCCACGCGGTAAACGATGGATGCTGGGTGTCGGGGGTTTACCTTCGGTGCCGCAGTTAACGCGTTAAGCATCCCGCCTGGGGAGTACGGTCGCAAGGCTGAAACTCAAAGGAATTGACGGGGGCCCGCACAAGCGGTGGAGTATGTGGTTTAATTCGATGCAACGCGAAGAACCTTACCTAGGCTTGACATCTTGAGAACCCTCCGGAAAAGGAGGGGTGCCCTTCGGGGAGCTCAAAGACAGGTGCTGCATGGCTGTCGTCAGCTCGTGCCGTGAGGTGTTGGGTTAAGTCCCGCAACGAGCGCAACCCCTATTGCTAGTTGCCAGCAAGTAATGTTGGGCACTCTAGTGAGACTGCCCGGGTCAACCGGGAGGAAGGTGGGGATGACGTCAAGTCATCATGGCCCTTACGCCTAGGGCTACACACGTACTACAATGGCAGATACAAAGGGCAGCTAAGCCGCGAGGCCATGCCAATCCCAAAAAATCTGTCTCAGTCCGGATTGCAGTCTGCAACTCGACTGCATGAAGCTGGAATCGCTAGTAATCCCGGATCAGCATGCCGGGGTGAATACGTTCCCGGGCCTTGTACACACCGCCCGTCACACCACGAAAGCTGGTTTTACCCGAAGCCGGCGGACTAACCGCAAGGGAGTAGTCGTCGACGGTAGGACTGGTGATTGGGGTGAAGTCGTAACAAGGTAGCCGTAGGGGAACCTGCGGCTGGATCACCTCCTTTATAGAGAAACCGCCCAACTCGCTATTTAATTGCAAGGATCTTGATCCTTGCGACCGATAAGGGCCTATAGCTCAGTTTCGGTTAGAGCGCACGCCTGATAAGCGTGAGGTCGATGGTTCAAGTCCATCTAGGCCCACCACGCTGTCCGCGCCACGAAAAAAGTGGGGGTGTAGCTCAGCTGGGAGAGCGCCTGCCTTGCACGCAGGAGGCCATCGGTTCGATC is part of the Humidesulfovibrio mexicanus genome and harbors:
- the ftsY gene encoding signal recognition particle-docking protein FtsY yields the protein MGFFTKIKKLWGGETDEVQASARAATAQDTPQTGLEQPPDAATHAPQLDPLWKAGLESSLRGSRARISEWLGQLLSGLEAADEALWARLRFLFATLGAPEAEAETFVSEFKAWLAAMGMTKVEDFRSELRYRLILALDLEQEEEERGNVFQKLTRGLAKTRERLSAGLGALFGRTGELDAAFWDELEELFIMADVGAEATRKLLDNLRSRARSMGVTEAARFREVLSAELEELFPLPKKPKVTAPPEVVMMIGVNGVGKTTTIAKLAYRARLQGRKVLIAAGDTFRAAAIDQLKIWAGRVGAGIFAKAEGADPAAVAFEAVDHALKEGYDLVLLDTAGRLHTKVNLMEELRKIKRVLDKKHSGAPHKSVLVIDATTGQNALSQTKLFNEAVGVDEIVLTKLDGTAKGGVMVGVAISHKLPISFVGLGEKMEDLRPFVGEDFAKALLGQ
- the asnS gene encoding asparagine--tRNA ligase, which gives rise to MQRTRIVEVLSREAGGPVLVKGWVRTRRDAKGFSFLEINDGSCLANVQVVADHTEDLLSVLDALGTGAAVGVSGELVPSPAAGQRWEVRAGAIEVYGLADAEAFPLQKKRHSDEYLRTIAHLRPRTNKYGAMLRVRSEMALAVHDFFRQRGFFHVHAPILTGSDCEGAGEMFRVSNLEAEQAAAMPPDRRAEEEFFGRPSGLTVSGQLEAELMALALGGVYTFGPTFRAENSNTPKHAAEFWMVEPELAFADLVDDMDLAEALVRHLVAHALSACAADLALFGNYVDKNLLPTLEDILAAPFARVTHAEAIGILKASGRSFDYPVHELSDLQTEHERFLCEEHFKRPVIVHDYPKEIKAFYMRLNDDGRTVAAMDLLVPRIGELCGGSQREERLDVLTRRMAEVGLSEEQYWWYLDTRRFGTAPHAGFGMGFERLLMLVTGIANIRDVIPFPRTPGHLEF
- a CDS encoding AraC family transcriptional regulator encodes the protein MKADTKNLYAARMLKVLNHMQRRLDDPIRLDELAALAHFSTPHFHRVFKGMIGETVMDHLRRIRLERAYVRLAQTTVPVTEAAFEAGYDSLEAFSRVFRKTFGLSPTECRAQGWTRLFPEAPSGVHYCAGEIREFILNDSGAAVMNMRIETLPDIRIAKVRQTGPYMESAERAWKILCGWGAPKGLVNPKTLIIGISYDDPSATAPEELRYDAAISIDNDLAVEEPVSLDVLPGGEYAVFTHQGPYQGLEETYKTIMSGWIPTCDREFRDSPWFEIYRNDPATTPPAQLITDIHIPLK